A genomic window from Silene latifolia isolate original U9 population chromosome Y, ASM4854445v1, whole genome shotgun sequence includes:
- the LOC141632579 gene encoding uncharacterized protein LOC141632579, producing the protein MMVVAAIGPEKEACMCKGFSSTLSGASLQWFVNLPNNSISSFVGCDPTTAVNAFRRGLHRDSDLYKDLTKHPCTTFEEVKQMAEATYSLEEDEDRRELYGTESSNRKITIERKNERAKPYNKNIVNKVSGETESTETPPKLSEYGFTTELFGVMKAIMELGQRARWPKKPIPRENDRRDASKRCEYHNDIGHNTEDYVVLRKEVKHLYSAGCLDHLLPKGAKSRMVNTADQAQPSPPPPYSKVVNVITGGSEICGLTYSAAKRHATETKGDKLEFSLRVSRHDLPAISFDEADVDEVEHHHDALIITLSIENCLV; encoded by the exons ATGATGGTGGTCGCAGCAATAGGGCCTGAAAAGGAGGCATGTATGTGCAAGGGATTCAGTTCCACCTTGTCTGGAGCCTCACTCCAGTGGTTCGTTAACCTTCCCAACAATTCTATTTCCAGCTTCGTGGG GTGCGACCCTACAACAGCAGTCAATGCATTCAGAAGAGGACTGCATCGCGACTCTGATTTGTACAAGGATCTCACCAAGCACCCATGCACCACCTTCGAGGAAGTCAAACAAATGGCAGAGGCTACTTATAGCctagaggaggatgaggatagaaGGGAGCTGTACGGAACAGAGTCGTCCAACAGAAAAATCACAATAGAGAGAAAGAATGAAAGAGCCAAACCCTACAACAAGAACATAGTGAACAAAGTCTCAGGAGAAACTGAGAGCACCGAGACTCCACCTAAGCTCAGCGAGTATGGGTTCACCACTGAACTTTTTGGGGTAATGAAGGCAATCATGGAGCTAGGGCAGAGGGCCAGGTGGCCCAAGAAGCCTATTCCCAGGGAGAACGACAGAAGAGATGCCAGCAAAAGGTGTGAATACCACAACGATATTGGCCACAATACAGAAGATTATGTAGTACTACGAAAGGAGGTGAAGCACCTCTATAGTGCTGGATGCTTGGATCACCTGCTCCCCAAGGGGGCAAAATCTAGAATGGTTAATACTGCTGACCAGGCCCAACCATCCCCACCTCCACCTTACTCAAAGGTAGTGAACGTCATCACAGGGGGGTCGGAGATATGTGGTCTAACTTATTCAGCAGCAAAGCGCCATGCAACCGAGACTAAAGGAGATAAACTAGAGTTCTCCCTCAGGGTCAGTAGACATGATCTACCAGCAATCTCATTCGATGAGGCAGACGTTGATGAGGTAGAACACCACCATGACGCCTTGATCATTACCCTTTCCATAGAGAACTGCCTTGTTTAA
- the LOC141632580 gene encoding uncharacterized protein LOC141632580, with product MSNNEQSTSNANNNSSDSLEVFGENGVNYNHLLETVICFASRDEAFDWAQKIAFDNGYGRTRKKIDPDIPDKPKKKGTSKCECLFRVRTVENRANDINRKELIVWNILTSESGGYHNHQLAKYKDGDRHFAGLDAGEKEFLRQQVRTSIPPRDIKNGLHQRTPDKPQPTSAQIYSETNKVRHEIRGTLNTAQQMLALAVAAKYVEWHKSDPETKELSHVFMSHPEPVKLSRAYPHVVFIDSTYKTNVYKIALVEVVGVTPCGSSS from the exons ATGTCAAACAACGAACAATCTACATCAAACGCTAACAACAATTCATCG GATTCACTTGAGGTTTTTGGTGAAAACGGTGTTAATTACAACCACCTACTTGAGACGGTAATATGTTTTGCGAGTCGGGATGAGGCATTTGACTGGGCTCAAAAAATAGCGTTTGATAACGG GTACGGGCGAACCAGAAAGAAGATCGATCCCGATATTCCCGACAAGCCTAAGAAGAAAGGGACATCTAAGTGTGAGTGTTTGTTCCGGGTTCGAACCGTGGAGAACCGAGCTAATGAtataaataggaaggaattgattGTTTGGAACATTTTAACCTCGGAGAGCGGTGGATATCACAACCACCAACTAGCAAAGTACAAAGACGGTGATAGGCATTTTGCGGGTTTGGATGCCGGAGAGAAAGAGTTCTTGAGGCAACAAGTCCGGACATCGATTCCCCCGAGAGATATTAAAAATGGTCTTCATCAAAGAACCCCCGATAAACCCCAACCTACAAGCGCCCAAATTTATAGCGAGACAAACAAAGTTCGGCATGAAATTAGAGGAACATTGAATACCGCTCAACAAATGTTGGCTCTAGCCGTTGCTGCTAAGTATGTGGAATGGCACAAATCAGATCCCGAGACAAAGGAGCTCAGTCATGTTTTTATGTCTCATCCGGAACCCGTTAAACTCTCCCGTGCTTATCCACACGTGGTTTTTATTGACTCGACGTACAAGACCAATGTTTACAAAATTGCTCTTGTTGAGGTTGTTGGTGTAACACCGTGTGGTTCTTCTTCTTAA